The Aphanothece sacrum FPU1 nucleotide sequence TTATCAATTATTCATTATTAATTATCCATTCAGAACTTCTTTCTCCTAAGTCTAAAGGAATACTAACAACTTTACCTAAACGGGGACGTTCTTTCGTCATATCCACATAAGTTTTAACCTGTTCTATGGTTCCCCAAGTAGTGAGATAATTAGCAATAGCATTAAGATGTTCATAATATTCTTGTTCAGACAGAGGAAAAGAAGCTTGTTCGAGATATTTCCACATCACTTGACAATAAACTTTACCCTTAACTTGTCGAAGTTGGATATCATAAGATCGTCCCCATTTACTCAATAATAATTCGTGTAATTCTTGTCCGGTCATTTTTTTTGTTTCCAAATTTTGAACATTAACCCTAAACAAGTCAAAATATAACCCGATGTGAGTAACCCATTAAAATATAATAATCTTAAGGTTAATATTTCCGAACTTTGTAACGAACCTAACCATAATAAACTATAGGCAATGGCCCAAATAATAGTTAAACGAACTGATAAACGACTGAGAGATAATTTTTCTGAACTATCTGGACGAATATATAATGTCCATAAAGATGGTATCCATCCCACCATAGGAATTAAATAAATAATTAATTGAATTTTTTCTAACTTTCTTTCCTTAAACCGATCATCATTATCCATAATTATTAAAAGACAATAAAAAACCCTTAAATTATCATTTATGTAGGTAAAAGATGAAAACAGTCTCTAAAAATAATCTCAGTGCTATTATTTTAGCAGGAGGACAAAGTTCTCGTATGGGACGAGATAAAGCATTAATTCCCATCCAAGGAATACCGATGTTAAAACGTCTTGCTATCTTGGCTCAAGAATACACTACTGATGTTTATATTATTACCTCTTGGCCCGAACGTTATCAGTCTATCATTCCCCCAGACTGTCATCTAATACAAGAAATTTGTCCCTCTCGAAAAACTCAAGGCCCTTTAACAGCTTTTAGTCAAGCATTAACCCATATTAAAACACCTTGGATCTGGTTACTTGCTTGTGACTTACCTAACTTAACCTCCCCTGAAATCCTACCCTGGTTAACCTATTTAGAAACAGTTTCAGAAGACGCGATCGCACTTTTACCTCGTCACCCCAAAGGATGGGAACCCTTATGTGGGTTTTATCGCTATTGTTGTCTAGACTCCCTGCAACACTTTATTGATACAGGGGGACGATCATTTCAAAGCTGGTTACGACAACAGACAGTTGCAGAACTTCCTATGCGCGATCGTCAAGTTTTACTCAATTGTAATACTCCTCAAGAGTGGGAGAGCAATTTTCGTAGGTTGGGTTGAACCAGAGTGAAACCCAACACAGGTAAGAGAATAATCAGAGTTCGTGACTTCTATACATTGGTTTTGTTGGGTTGAGGAACGAAACCCAACCTACGTTTTGAAAGGGTGGATCACAAATATAAAATATACTTTCAGTTTTTAAAAACTTAATCAGGGTTTGCGATCGCAATTTTCGTAGGTTGGGTTTCACTATCGTTCAACCCAACACAGGGTTTTTGTTTTTCAGACATTTATGTCAAATTTATCCGGTATTCATAGACAAGAAGATTTTTTTGTCAAGAGCATTTGACATTATTTAACATATCGGTTACAATTAGTTACAATACAAAGAAGCAGTAAACAAATTCTTAATTGCCAAGAAAGGTGTTTGCAAAGTAAAATCGTGTGATTTCGGTATCTCCCATTAAATGATATTGAGTTCTCCTAGATAACCTCGGTGGCGTGCCGGGGTTTTTTATTGATAATGGCCTAAAAATTCTTCTAACTTGCTTGACGTAACTGGTTTAAAACCCTTTAAAATAAGTAAGGAAGCTTAATCAAAACTCGAAAAAGGTAGCAAGTATATGACACCATCTTTAGCCAATTTCTTATGGAGTCTGGTTTGGGGAACTGTAATTGTAGTTATTCCCGTTGTTGTGGGTTTGGTTTTCATTAGCCAAAACGATAAAATCAAACGTAATTTCTAAATTGTCTCCCCACCTAATCTCACGAAAGGGTGGGGATTTAAAACAGTGAACGCCTGAACGCCTGAACAGTTACCAATGATAAACACATCATTCTTTATTTAGATGCCTTGCCCTGATTCTTTACTGATAACTGTTAACTGTTAAAGGTAGGCATGGGTAAGTTAATATTTGTTATTTTATACAAAAGACATCTGTGGTCAAAACTCGCTACCATAGAAAAGAGAACGGAGAGCGATAATGGTAAACTTTGGGCTGAACTCGGCCAGTATCCTTGGTATTTTTCTAGCGGTTGCGGGAGCGGGCTTATATTTCTTGCGCTCTGTACGCCCCGAATTATCGAGGGATCACGATATTTTTTTTGCGGCCGTCGGCTTATTATGCGGCTTGATTTTGCTGTTTCAGGGATGGCGACTTGATCCAATTTTACAATTTGGGCAGTTTCTTTTAACAGGGGCCGCCATCTTTTTTGCGGTGGAAACCATTAAACTACGAGGGGCCACCACAGAACAAGCACGTCGTAATTCTCCTATTGTGGATAATGAACGTCGGGTTAGTAAAACGCGAGTCTATACCGAGGCCGAACTCGATCAAATCGAACCCTATGAGGAAGAACAAGAGGAAGGTTATCGCAATAATCGTCGCTTAAGAGGCTATGAAGAACCTCGTAGTCCTCGTAGGTCTAATTATTCTCAAGAAGAACCAAGAACCTCTAAAACGCGCCGTCCTGCTGATTCTTATGGCGATACTGAACCCCCTCGTAAGCGGCCTTCTCGTCCGGGTTCTTCAAAACCTGAATCTTACGATGCTTGGGAGGAATCTTCGGATATGTGGGAAGAAAGACCAAAAACCCCTCGTCCTCGTCGTCCTCGTCCAGACAGTCAGCCCCCAGAAACCTCTCAAAGACCTCCTCGTAAGCGTCCTAGTCGTCCCTCTGGCGATCAAGAACGTTATCCGACTCGCAGTTCCCAGAGTACACCTACAGATTACGTCGATTATCAACCTATCGATCCACCTATGGCCGATCAGGGAACTATACCCCCATCAGATGAGGATTTAAGAGGCGATCGCCCTGATGATAATAATCCCAATCGTTTCGATTATTAACGGTATTGAAGGTGAGGGTAGGAGATTCTCGATGGTTACGGATAGGGATAGTAGGGACTCTGATAAGCTTATTATCTGCTTGTGAGAGTTTCAACCGTCCTCAAGCTCCTGCTGCCCTTAACAGTCGTTATAATGATGAACAGCCTACTTTAAGTGGGGATGGTCGCTGGTTGGCCCTGGTATCAAATCGCAATAATAATAGTCATATTTTACTATACGATTTACGGGGTAAACTTTTTGTTAATTTGCCGGGCCTCAACCAAAGTGATGTCATTGTGGAAAATCCTAGTTTGAGTCGGACGGGTCGTTATTTGGTGTATATTTCTAGTATTCAGGGACGGCCTGATATCGCTTTGTATGATCGGGCTACCCAAAGGGCCGAATTATTAACATTAGGATATCGTAGTTGGGTGAGAAATCCCCAAATTAGTCCCGATGGACGCTATGTTGTCTTTGAAACAGCAAAACGAGGACAATGGGACATCGAGGTGTTAGATAGAGGGCCTTTAATAGAGTTAGATATTCCTGATGGTACTCCAGTAAATCCTTAAACAGTGAAGCGTTTTGTCTTAATTTTTCTGGCGGTTTTGAGCAGTTTTATCGGAGGTTGTACGGGTTATCCTCGCCTCTTGAATTTTCCTTTAGATGGAGGAGGAAGAAGTTTAAATAGTCGTGCGTCTGAGTTGACTCCTCAAGTGAGTTCTCTTTATATTGTATTTGTATCTGATCGTAATGGTTCTCAAGATGTTTATTTATTTGATGCACAAAAACGGGTATTAATTGATTTACCGGGGTTAAATTCTCTTGATGAGGTGGCCTCTCATCCTTCTATTTCTGAGGATGGCCGCTACATTGTTTTTGCTAGTAGTCGTCAAGGAAGATCTAATATTTATCTATATGATCGTCAAACCCAACAAAAACGCAATTTAACGGAGAATTTAGCCGCAGAAGTGCGTAATCCGACAATTAATGCCCAAGGGACGCAAATCGCCTTTGAGGTGGCAAAAAATGGTCAATGGGACATCTTATTATACGATCTTTCGGGAAATGCGATTCCATAGTTTTGACAGAAGGTAGGAGACAAAAGGTCTCAACTTAGTCCAAAATGCCGACAGGCTAAAGCCTGTGGCTATACCAACAAAGTCCGACGAGCGCAGACTTTACTGTAACATTAGCCTGTGTAGACAGGCTTTGTACAGTTAACCCCACCCTTGGCAGGGTGTGGGTGGGATAGTGAGAAAGGTTGCACCCCGTCAAGTTTCGCCTTAAGTTGACACCAATGACGGCCGTTGACCCTTACAAGGTTCAAATGATTGAGATTGTCTTAACATTTGCTTTGACTATAAACTAGAAAAAGGAAGATTGAAAGGCAATAACAGATGAGAAATTTAAGATATTATGGCAGTCTGGGATTATTATTAATTGCGGGATTGTTGGGTAATTATTTTAAATTACCGCTTTTTTTCAATATTGATTTTCTTTTTGGTAGCATTGCGACTTTGATGGTGGTTAAGGGTTATGGAATTTTTTGGGGAACTCTTGCTGCATTGATAAGTAGTTCTATTACCTATTTTTTGTGGGATCATCCCTATGGGATCATTCTTTTTACAGTTGAGGCCATATTTGTTGGTATTTTATTACGTCGCTATCATAATTTAGTGTTATTAGATGGCATTTATTGGTTATTTATTGGTATCCCTTTAGTAGCATTGTTTTATGGCCAATTTTTGTCTATTCCTTTAACAGGAACTGGGTTAATTGTTTTCAAACAATCAGTTAATAGCATTTTTAATGCCTTAATTGCTAATTTAATTATGACCTATTTTCCTTTTTATAAAATTATTAGTTATCAAAAATTTAATAATTATTTATCATTTCAACAGACGATTTTTAATCTTTTACTAACATTTGTTATGTTTCCCGCTTTGATATTGACAGTTATTCAAGGAAACCAAATTATGGACTCCACTGAAAACGAAATCAAAAATGAATTACAAACAGCTATCATCCACTTGAAACAAGATATAATGCAAACATGGTATCAAACTCATTTACAAGGTCTTAAGTCTTTAGAACCCATAACCAGAGAATTTTTAAAAGATAACACAGTAGATATTAATAATGAAATTAAACTTATTCAACAAGCTTTTCCCTCTTTTTTTCGAGTTTATATTGCCAATAAAGAAAGTATTATTCTGGCGGCTGCTCCTCCAGTTAATGAAGTAGGAAAATATTTAATAGGATTAAAAATTAACTTTGACGAGCCATCAAATACCCAAAATGTAAAGAATTATCTGTCCCCAAAAATTACTGAGATACATATTAATGAATCAAATCTATCTCATCTTGATCTTATTATTCCTCTTCTTAATACTAAGGACAAACAGTTATTAGGACTGATTCACGGTTCAGTTAATTTAAAAAAACTATCTCAAATCATTAATATTAATTTAACCAAACATTCTATAGAAACTATTTTATTAGATAAAAATAATCGGATTATTACTTCAAATCAAAAACAATTCAAAAATCAAAAAATATTTAATTGGCGACAAAATGGAGAGATTAAGGACTATGGAGATGAAATCTTTCAATGGTTTAATATTGCCCCACAAAGCCCTTTTATCAAACGTTGGCGTAATTCTTTTTATGTTAAAGAAGTATCTTTAGAACCTACATTACCATGGAAGTTAGTCCTTCGTATTTCTACACTTCCTTACTTAGAGAATTTAGAATTTCTCTATATTAAAAATTTGTCTATCATGTTAATTATTGCCCTATTGGGGTTATTTATGTCTGTGGCAGTCAGTCGTTTTGTAGTATCTCCTATTTTAGACTTAGCTCAAGTGACGAGTAATTTACCTCAAAAGATTCTTGATGAGTCTCAAACAGATAATTTTCTTGATACTCATATACAAGAATTATCCTTATTATCTAATAATTTTGAGTTAATGACAATCGCTCTTAAAAGACAATTTAGGGAAATTCAAAAAGCCAAACAAAGTTTAGAAAAAAGAGTTGAAAAAAGAACAAAAGAATTATCAATACTTAACCAAAATTTATCTCAAGAAATTATTGAGAAACAACAGATAGAACAGTATTTGAGAGATAATGAAACTCGTTATGATTTAGCTATTTCTGGAACGAATTATGGGATTTGGGATTGGGATTTGGCTACTAATTATGTATATTATTCGCCCGTTTGGATGAAAATTTTAGGCTATGAAACTGAGCCTTTACCCTATTTATTTACTACTTGGTCAGAAAAAGTCCATCCTGATGATTTTGAGGGAGTAATTAAGAATATTCAAGAACATTTAGCTGGAAAAACCGAACTTTATGAAAATTTTCATCGTCTAAAACATCGAGATGGCTATTATATTTGGGTAGAAGCTAAAGGAAAATGTCTCAGAAATGAACAGGGTATTGCCACTAGGTTAGTGGGAACTATTACTGATATTACCCAGAAAAAACAAGCAGAAGAAGACTTAAAAGCAGCTAAAGAGGCAGCAGAAATTGCTAATATTACTAAGAGTGAATTTTTAGCAAATATGAGTCATGAAATTCGTACCCCAATGAATGCTATTTTGGGATTTTCTGCTCTTTTACAAGGGATAATCACTGAAACTAGACCCCGTTCTTATCTTGATTCTATTGTGTCTAGTGGCAAAATGTTACTTGCTTTAATTAACGATATTCTAGATCTATCTAAACTAGATTCCGAAAAGTTAAAATTGAATTATGAACCGATAGCTTTACGACAAATAATAGAAGAAATTCAAAAAATATTCTCAGAAGAAGCAAAACAAAAAAATATAACTTTGTCTGTTATTATTGAGAATAATGTACCTTCTGTTATCTTATTTGATGAACTAAGACTGAGGCAAATTCTATTTAATCTTGTTGGTAATGCTTTAAAATTTACGGAACAAGGCTATATTAAAATTGAGATCAACAGTCAATTATATCTCCCGTTAGAAGATATTTCTCCTGAATTTTGTACTGTAACTATTGCCATAGAAGATACGGGTATTGGTATTGCTTCAGAACAACAAGAAAGGATTTTTGATGTGTTTACTCAAAGTGATGGACAAAGTACTCGAAAATATGGAGGAACCGGACTAGGATTAAGTATTACAAGGCGATTAACGGAAATATTAGGAGGACAAATTAAATTAGAAAGTAAATTAGGGAAAGGTAGTAAATTTACCTTAATTTTCCCTCAAGTTAGAATTGCTAATATAACTGAAGTTTCTCTTGATCATAAAATCACAAATATCGATTTTAATCTACTACATCAATCTAAAATTTTAGTAGTAGATGATATTTTATCTAACAGGGAGTTAATGCAAGGATATTTTACAAAAACTCATCATCAAATTTTACTAGCAAAAGATGGATATGAAGCCATTGAACAAGCTAAAAAATACCATCCTGACTTGATTATTATGGATTTGAAAATGCCTAATCTTGATGGAATTCAAGCAATTAAACGCCTCAAAAAAGATATAGAAACTCAGGAAATTCCTATTATTATGCTAACTGCTTGTTCTGAAGAAACTGATCAACCATATTTAACCTCTCTGTGTCAAAGTTTTCTCAGAAAACCCATCACTACTCAGCAATTATTCTCAGAATTAACAAAAATCTTACCTTATGATCCGCCTCAATTAGATATTGTAGTTCAAGATCCCGAAATTGAAGAGTCTTTCTCTGAATTATCTCCCACTGATCCCGAATTATTAGAAAAGCTGCTTCAGGAAGAAGAAATTGTATGGTGTACCGTCAGTCAGACTATGATCTTAAGAGATTTACGCAAATTTGCCCAACGTTTGCGACAATGGGGAGAGGAGTATCAATGTAGTCAATTACTTGATTATGCTATCCTTCTCAATACACAAATTCAAGAATTAGATGGAGATAATCTGTCTGATACAGTTAATGCGTTTCCTAAAATGTGGCGATCGCTTCCTTAAGAGACCATTTTAATACTCCCCCCTAACCCTCCTTTTTAAGGGGGGAATAAACTCAAAAAACTCGCCATAAAAAAGGAGAAATCAATCAAAAAACCTAAACTTTCCCTAATCAGTGATAATTTAGCAATGAAATCATTTAACCCCGAAGAGTGCCTAATTTTGATTGTGGATGATATTCGCAAAAATCTCCAATTACTAATAGAAATACTAGATAATGTAGGGTATGGAACAACTTTTGCTATCAATGGAATTCAAGCTTTAGAACGGGTAAAAATGACAAAGCCTGATCTAATTCTCTTAGATTTAATGATGCCTGAAATGAACGGTTTAGAAGTCTGTGATAAAATAAAAGCTGATTCGACTTTGGCGAATATTCCCATTATTTTTCTGACAGCAAGTAACGAAAAAGAACACTTGATAGAAGCTTTTGAAAAAGGGGCTGTAGACTATGTTACTAAGCCGTTTCAAGCTTCTGAACTATTGGCGCGGGTAAAAACTCATTTGCAGTTAAAACAAACCCAAGACGAACTACGTCAAGCTTATGCAGAAATGGAAATAATAGCCCATAGCGATCCCTTAACTGGAGTCCTCAACCGAGGGGCAATTTTTAATTTTGCACAACAAGAATTTGAACGGGCCAGACGCTATGATTCTCAATTTGCGGTCTTAATGATTGACTTGGATCATTTTAAGTACGTTAATGATACTTATGGTCATGATATGGGGGACATAATTTTGATCACTACGGTGAAGGTGATGGGCCAATGTCTGAGAACAACGGATTGTTTGGGGCGTTATGGAGGAGAGGAATTTTTGGCTATTTTGCCAGAAACCTCTGTCCCTGGAGCATCTGATGCAGCAGAACGCATTCGTCAAGCGATCGCCGCTCAATCTTTTCCGGTGGAAAACGGCATACTCAAAATAACTACAAGTATCGGGGTGACTATTTATAATTCTGAGGATGTTAAAATCGATGAGGTGATTAAACGGGCTGATTTAGCTGTTTATCAAGCAAAAAACACAGGACGGAATCAAGTTATCACCTTGATGAATACTACTTTTAATCATCATTTATCCTCCTAATTTATATTTACCAATTTCTAATAAATCTCTACTTCCTGTAATACCTTGTCCCATAAATAATAACAAAGCAAAACAATTTAACATTATATGAATGTTGCGCCAACGATTTGATCTATCTTCATAAATGTCTTCAATAATTGCCAGGGAAAATATCATCAGTAAAGCAACTACAATGCCAATATAATAATGGGACATATACCATTCATTTGTTCGTCGATATACTCCATCTTGACAACCTAAAATAACTACACCTGCTCCTGTTAAAGTAGCAAAAATACCTCGCCAATGTTTCTGTCTAGATCGGTGAAGAAATACCAAAGAAACACAAGTCAAGACAAACATTAATAAAATAAAAATTGTTTGTAATAAATTGCTTGACCAAAGCTGTTTGGTGATGATATTTTCTCCAATGGGATGAGCTAGTCCTAACAATGTAACCCCGACTACCCAACTAGATAACCAACGACCAATTGTAACATGATCTCGTCCAACAATGGGGGGAATTTTACTTTTTTCTCCAGTTAATGTTTGTAACCGTCTCTGACGAGTTTGCCAAGCAAAATAACAGACAATACCAATTAAAGGAAAAACAAAAACTATCGCCAGAGTAGGATGAATAATTAGCAAAAAATCTACAGGTTTCATAGGTTATTGATACATTAAGAAGATTTAATGTTGTAAAATCAATGGATACCATTAATAGCAGTCATCAAGGGAGACAGTAAACTCATCCCAATATCAAACAATCTAGCAAACAATTCTTAATTTTAGATGAGAGGAGAGTATGAACGAAATTAAAAAAATTTACGATCAAGATAACATCTTGGTGATTATTCCTGTTCGTAATGAACAAGAATCTATTGTTAATATTATCGCATTTTTACAGAGTTTAGGCTTGAATAAAATTCGGGTGATTGATAATGGTAGTAGGGATCATAGTGGTATTCTAGCGCAAGAAGCTGGAGCAGAGGTAATTTTTGAACCCATACCTGGTTACGGACAAGCTTGTTGGAGGGGTTTACAAGAATTGACCCCTGAAATTGAATGGATTTTGTTTTGTGACGGAGATGGAAGCGATGATTTATCACAATTACCCCTATTTTGGCAGCAAAAAGATAATTATGACTTAATTTTAGGTGATCGTACAGCAACAGTTAGTGGACGCAAAGTAATGACTCCTGTACAACATTTTGGGAACCGTTTAGCTAGTTTTCTCATTGGGTTAGCTTGGGGTTACTCTTATCATGATCTTGGCCCATTACGTTTAATTCGTCGAGATGTTTTAGACAAAATAGAAATGGAAGATCGAGGGTTTGGTTGGACAGTAGAAATGCAAGTAAAAGCAATTGAATGTCAATTAAAAATTTGCGAACTTCCGGTTAATTATTATCCCCGACAAGGAGGAAAATCCAAAATTTCTGGAACAATTTCTGGAAGTATTAAAGCAGGAATAATTATTTTAAGTACCCTAGCTAAATTATATATCAGACGATTGAGTAAAAGGCAGCCAGAAACTGAAAAAAAAAAGAATAAATCAAAAGTTTTAAGTTGGTTAAGTGGACTATTATTATTATTAGGAACTTTTTTAATTATTCCCTATGGAGATTTTAGAGAAATAGAAGCAGTTCCTCATTTTTGGTGGGGAATAAGTGTGATGGGAATAGGATATATATTATCTTGGGGTATTTATTCTATTGGAAGACTTTGGTTCGGGATAGTAACTATTTTAACTCGACTGTTTTTACTGTTTATGTATCCAGGGGATGATATCTGGCGATATCTTTGGGAAGGATATTTACAAACTCAAGGAATTAGTCCCTATAATTTTTCTCCTAATGCGATAGAATTACTCCCTTATCGTACATCCTGGTGGCTTCTAATTAATCATCTGGATGTATCTGCTATTTATCCACCTGTGGCCCAATGGGGATTTAGATTTTTAGCTACTTTTGGGGCTAATGTTATTATCTTTAAATTAGGATTTGTTGGGGCAGATTTGTTAGTTTGTTGGCTATTATATCATCGTTTTGGCAAGATAAAATCTTTAATTTATGCCTGGAACCCTTTAGTTATTTATTCCTTTTCAGGTGGCGGCCATTATGATAGTTGGTTTATTTTACCTTTAGTAGGTAGTTGGTTTATATTTGATAACATTAAATCTCAAGATAATACTCAAATAAGGAAATGGATTTTGAGCAGTTTACTATTAGGAATTAGTATCGGGATAAAATGGATCTCTTTACCCATTTTAGGCTTTTTAGTTTGGCAAGCTTTTCGTCGTATTAATCTTAAATTAGCACTGCTAGTTCTTATTACTGGATTATTCCCTTTAAGCATCAGTGTACTTCCCTTTTGTACCTTTGGTAAATGTCCCTTAATTCCTACCAGTTCAACCTTTGTTTCCCATGGAAGAAGTGCGGAATTATTTCCTTATTTATTAGCTTTGGTTTGGCAAGGTTCACGTCAATCAAATTGGATTTATGCCTTATTTTTAATCGCTGCTATTGCGTTTTCATTAATTAAGTTTAACACTTTTCAATCTTTTAATCAAGGCTATTTCTTCTTTTTATTGACCCTTTCTCCCATTATTCATGCTTGGTATTTTACCTGGATTATTCCTTTTTCTGTAGGGAATCAAAATTTAGGGGTTCGGTTGATTAGTTTATCAGCTTTTGTTTATTTTATCTTACAGTATCGCATGGCACTGGGTGATAGTAGTTGGGTTTTAATAGATAGGGAAAGGTTATTATTATGGTTGCCTTTTTTATTAGGTTATCTCTGGACAATTTGGTATAATATAAATAGAAAAAATATTGCTTAAAGATTCCCTCTAGCTGCTTGTTCAACTTCAATGGCTTCAAATAAAGCCTTAAAATTACCTTGACCGAATCCTGGAGAACCTTCACGTTGAATAATTTCAATAAAAAAGGTAGGACGGGAGGCTAAAGGTTTAGTAAAAATTTGCAGTAAGTATCCTTTTTCATCCTGATCTAAAAGTATTTTTAGTTCTTTAAGACTATTAATATCTTCATTGATTAAATTAGCTTTCTCTGATATTCTATCATAATAAGCATCAGGTATTTCTAAAAATTTAACCCCATTTAATCTTAATTTTTTGACAGTTTTAATAATATCATTTGTTCTCAGGGCAATATGTTGTACTCCTGAACCCATATGAAAGTCAAGATATTCTTGAATTTGGGATTTATATCTTCCTTCTACTGGTTCATTGATGGGAAATTTTATCTGACCATTTTGATTAGTTAATACAGTAGAAGTTAAAGCCGAATATTCTGTGGCAATATCTTCTTGTCTGAATTCTTGATAGGAATAAAATTGAAAAATATTTTCATAGAAATTAGTCCATTTATTTCTATTTCCCAATTCTGTATTAATCACAACATGGTCAATTTCTATTAACCCCACTCCTTCAACTAATTGAGGAGAAGATATAGGATAATATTGAGGTAAAAAACTATTATAATTATGACGTTCAATTAAAGAATGACTTAAATCTCCTTGATAAGCTGCTAAAGTGGCTTTAATGATATATCCTTTTGCTATTTTAGTTAAGGTAGGTTCAAGAATAGATTTAGCCCCTTTATTGACTGCTGTTTGAAAGACATTTTCTACATTATCTACTAATAAAGCAATATCATAAACTCCATCTCCATGTAATTTTATATAATCAGAAATATGCCCCTGGGAAATTAAAGGAGAAGTTAGAATAAAATGTATATTTCCTTGTTCTAATAAATAAGAAGTATATTCTCTTACTCCTGTTTCTAGTCCAGCATAACCGATAACTTTAAAACCAAAAGCTGTTTGGTAAAAATAGGCTGCTTGTTGCGCATTACTGACATAAAATTCTACATAATCAATTTTTTTGATTTGATTAACTTTTTCCTGTTGATTTGGCAATATTTTAGATTCAGTTAGAGTCATTAGTGATTTCCTTATCTAAATTTATTTAAAGATAGCAAAAAATGAGAGTTAAACAGGTTTTAAGTCATGAAAATACTTGACAATAACTTGCATTCAATTAGATTTTGCGGCGTTGCAGCAATCAGAGTATGAAACAGCCATTCTTTGCGTCGATTCTTTGCGTCTTTGCGCGAGATAAAAATCATCCTTTAATTCAGCCACGCCGATTTTTCTTTTCCCATACATCCTAACATATTTTGTTGTTAATTTGTTTTGAATTTTCAATTAAAAATTATTTTTTGTGTAATTTTGATATAGATTAAATGTAAAATCATCCAATTCCCAAGTGCCTAATAATGTTTTACTTTCCTCTAATTTAAACTGTTTTTCTAACATAGCTTTAACTTTCTCTTTTTGTTTTTCTGTTGTCGGTTTACCCCAAACAGGACGTTGACTATCTAACCAAATAATCCGTTCATATTGATTTGTTGTAGATTGTAATGTTTTTTCTAATTTAGATGCAAGTTCGTCAGAATTTTGAGCAAGTAAGCTAACAGGAGAAGTGGAGGGAAGATAATAAGCAAGA carries:
- a CDS encoding DUF4079 domain-containing protein, giving the protein MKPVDFLLIIHPTLAIVFVFPLIGIVCYFAWQTRQRRLQTLTGEKSKIPPIVGRDHVTIGRWLSSWVVGVTLLGLAHPIGENIITKQLWSSNLLQTIFILLMFVLTCVSLVFLHRSRQKHWRGIFATLTGAGVVILGCQDGVYRRTNEWYMSHYYIGIVVALLMIFSLAIIEDIYEDRSNRWRNIHIMLNCFALLLFMGQGITGSRDLLEIGKYKLGG
- the hppD gene encoding 4-hydroxyphenylpyruvate dioxygenase; amino-acid sequence: MTLTESKILPNQQEKVNQIKKIDYVEFYVSNAQQAAYFYQTAFGFKVIGYAGLETGVREYTSYLLEQGNIHFILTSPLISQGHISDYIKLHGDGVYDIALLVDNVENVFQTAVNKGAKSILEPTLTKIAKGYIIKATLAAYQGDLSHSLIERHNYNSFLPQYYPISSPQLVEGVGLIEIDHVVINTELGNRNKWTNFYENIFQFYSYQEFRQEDIATEYSALTSTVLTNQNGQIKFPINEPVEGRYKSQIQEYLDFHMGSGVQHIALRTNDIIKTVKKLRLNGVKFLEIPDAYYDRISEKANLINEDINSLKELKILLDQDEKGYLLQIFTKPLASRPTFFIEIIQREGSPGFGQGNFKALFEAIEVEQAARGNL
- a CDS encoding glycosyltransferase family 2 protein, producing MNEIKKIYDQDNILVIIPVRNEQESIVNIIAFLQSLGLNKIRVIDNGSRDHSGILAQEAGAEVIFEPIPGYGQACWRGLQELTPEIEWILFCDGDGSDDLSQLPLFWQQKDNYDLILGDRTATVSGRKVMTPVQHFGNRLASFLIGLAWGYSYHDLGPLRLIRRDVLDKIEMEDRGFGWTVEMQVKAIECQLKICELPVNYYPRQGGKSKISGTISGSIKAGIIILSTLAKLYIRRLSKRQPETEKKKNKSKVLSWLSGLLLLLGTFLIIPYGDFREIEAVPHFWWGISVMGIGYILSWGIYSIGRLWFGIVTILTRLFLLFMYPGDDIWRYLWEGYLQTQGISPYNFSPNAIELLPYRTSWWLLINHLDVSAIYPPVAQWGFRFLATFGANVIIFKLGFVGADLLVCWLLYHRFGKIKSLIYAWNPLVIYSFSGGGHYDSWFILPLVGSWFIFDNIKSQDNTQIRKWILSSLLLGISIGIKWISLPILGFLVWQAFRRINLKLALLVLITGLFPLSISVLPFCTFGKCPLIPTSSTFVSHGRSAELFPYLLALVWQGSRQSNWIYALFLIAAIAFSLIKFNTFQSFNQGYFFFLLTLSPIIHAWYFTWIIPFSVGNQNLGVRLISLSAFVYFILQYRMALGDSSWVLIDRERLLLWLPFLLGYLWTIWYNINRKNIA
- a CDS encoding diguanylate cyclase, which gives rise to MKSFNPEECLILIVDDIRKNLQLLIEILDNVGYGTTFAINGIQALERVKMTKPDLILLDLMMPEMNGLEVCDKIKADSTLANIPIIFLTASNEKEHLIEAFEKGAVDYVTKPFQASELLARVKTHLQLKQTQDELRQAYAEMEIIAHSDPLTGVLNRGAIFNFAQQEFERARRYDSQFAVLMIDLDHFKYVNDTYGHDMGDIILITTVKVMGQCLRTTDCLGRYGGEEFLAILPETSVPGASDAAERIRQAIAAQSFPVENGILKITTSIGVTIYNSEDVKIDEVIKRADLAVYQAKNTGRNQVITLMNTTFNHHLSS